The Euphorbia lathyris chromosome 3, ddEupLath1.1, whole genome shotgun sequence genome contains a region encoding:
- the LOC136224474 gene encoding protein MAINTENANCE OF PSII UNDER HIGH LIGHT 1, with amino-acid sequence MAIASQAMISANTCTFSTSPRVFNKFQTLNRRNFKLFTVRASSTNDDNCNDEECAPDKEVGTVSMEWLAGEKTRVAGTFPPRTRGWTGYVEKDTAGQNNIYSVEPAVYISESAVSSGTAGSSSDGAENTAGVAAFLALIAVAAASSILIQVGKSPVNVQTSELYSGPSLSYYINKFKPPEIVEAAVPIATESAPSVEVEVPSENSAPEAPQVEVQSQIEAESSSTSSENTVS; translated from the exons ATGGCAATTGCATCTCAAGCAATGATATCAGCAAACACATGTACATTCAGTACTTCTCCTAGGGTTTTCAACAAATTCCAAACCTTGAATAGGCGAAATTTCAAGCTTTTTACTGTCAGAGCTTCTTCTACAAATGATGATAATTGTAATGATGAAGAATGTGCTCCTGATAAGGAG GTTGGGACCGTGAGTATGGAATGGTTGGCCGGGGAAAAAACCAGAGTTGCTGGGACATTTCCGCCAAGAACTCGCGGTTGGACCGGCTACGTTGAGAAGGATACTGCAGGCCAGAATAATATCTATTCTGTTGAG CCTGCAGTATACATATCCGAAAGCGCAGTAAGTTCAGGAACTGCTGGTTCTTCTTCTGATGGAGCTGAAAACACTGCAGGAGTTGCAGCATTTCTCGCCTTAATCGCTGTCGCTGCAGCCTCATCGATACTCATCCAAGTCGGTAAAAGTCCAGTGAATGTTCAAACAAGTGAATTATACTCTGGACCGTCTCTCAGCTACTATATCAACAAGTTCAAACCACCAGAAATAGTCGAAGCTGCGGTTCCAATCGCTACCGAATCCGCACCATCGGTGGAAGTAGAAGTACCATCAGAAAACTCCGCACCGGAAGCTCCTCAGGTAGAGGTTCAATCTCAAATTGAGGCAGAATCTTCTTCTACTTCAAGTGAAAACACTGTTTCTTAG
- the LOC136221608 gene encoding putative RING-H2 finger protein ATL69: MSSADPPVPAPGVGLGYGIAIAISILILISTIMLASYACIRVKGNATTRSDNGDDNEDDDIYRLSSSFVGGAGSLESIIVMGLDEPVIKSYPKMVIGESRRLPRPNNGPCSICLSDYQAKDIIRYIPDCHHCFHADCIDEWLRMNATCPLCRNSPAPSTRSTPVTTPLSELVPLSFHLR, translated from the coding sequence ATGTCCTCGGCCGACCCGCCCGTACCGGCTCCCGGGGTCGGTCTCGGCTACGGGATTGCTATAGCTATTAGCATTCTCATCCTCATTTCCACCATAATGCTCGCGTCTTATGCATGCATTAGAGTAAAAGGTAATGCTACTACTCGCAGCGATAACGGGGATGACAACGAAGATGATGATATTTATAGATTAAGTAGTTCGTTCGTGGGCGGAGCGGGATCATTAGAGTCCATAATAGTGATGGGCCTCGATGAGCCCGTGATTAAATCGTACCCGAAAATGGTGATTGGTGAAAGCCGGAGACTGCCTAGGCCCAATAACGGCCCATGTTCAATTTGTTTGTCGGATTACCAGGCGAAAGATATTATACGGTATATTCCAGATTGTCATCATTGTTTCCATGCTGATTGTATTGATGAATGGCTTCGGATGAATGCCACGTGTCCGTTGTGTAGGAATTCTCCGGCCCCGTCAACAAGATCGACGCCTGTTACTACTCCTCTTTCTGAGTTGGTTCCGTTGTCCTTCCACCTCAGGTGA